TGGTTCTTGTGTTGATGAGAAGGGTCGAAGCTGGAGATGAAGATTTGGGAGTCATTCCTGCATTAGAGGTGGCAGTAGAAGCTACGAGTGCGGATGAGTTGCTCAGGTAGAGTGAGCTGCGTGAGAAAATAAAGGATGAAGCCCTGAGAGGACCAACAGGAAAAGGTCAGGCAGCGGTGCCTGCACGGAAGACGGAGAAACCCGAGAGGCTGTAGCATAGCGAGGGGAGAGGGGCTTTGAAGTTTCTTCACAGAAGGAGGAGGAGTCAATAGCGTGAAACGCAGCTGAGCAGTAAAGTGAAATGAGGTCTGAAGTAGACTCAACAGCTGGGGAGTCACCAGGGACCTTAGGACACGCTGGTTCAGTGGTCTGGTGGGAGCAGAGGCAGAGTGAACCACAGGCTCTGCTCTGCGGCACAGAGAACTCTGGCTACCGAAGAGGTATCTCTGTCTCTGTTGACTGGCTACCTCACCACCTTCTGTTTCCACTGATGTTTCTCTTAGCTGATACACCCAGATACACTGCTAGTCTGGATCAATACAACAGTTGGGGATCTATTTTAGTACCACAGAAACTACTGCAGAAGGTTTTCTGGGTTCATACACGGTGATGTCTCACAGTTAACCTTCAGGTCCTCAGTTTGCAAGCTAGTAAGCACTTTAATTGATTCAGCATAATATAAATTCGGCTTTTCATGGCAATGCTAGTCCCACATCATTAATTCCATTGACAACAGCTGGCTGGTGTGAGTAGCAGCCTCAGCTTCCCTTGCTCTCCGTCCGGCCATAGCCACCTCCACTTCCTATCATTGTCTCATATTAAGCTTGGTTAGCAtccctatttttgtttgtttgtttgctttttggccACAGTGCGAGGCTTGCGGAGGCTTAGTttctcaaccagggatcgaaccagggccctcagcagtgaaagtgtggagtcctaaccacgggacgGCCAgggagttccttttttttttctttaatagcttCACTCATTTTTtggctccttctctctcccctcaacggtttaattattgaataaaacatttattcCATACCTTTATACCACGCTTTCACGTTGATTTACAAAGCACCTTCCCCTATGGACATCTCACAACACACACTAGGAATTATTAGGCTGGAAGGGCCGTGGCGGGGCGCGCGCACTCCCTGCTGGCGTCCCGGCGCGCTGCAGCCTCCCTTTCCTCCCGCCCGTCAGGAGCTCGAGAGAAGGCGGAGACGCTAGTGCCCGCGCAAGGCTTCCTGGGAAATGTCTGGGGTGTACGTGTTAAACTACAAATCCCGACACCCACCGCGCTGCAGCCCCGAAGAAGGGGCTTTCTGGTGACTCTGAATCTTTGTCAGTGTCGTTGGGACTGCTGCACAAGCCTGATTCAGTATTCACaggaggttttgggagaacatgATAGCTCTTCCGCCAGGTGTGCACTAACGGACTTGGCTTCCGCTGCTTCCTCAGGCTCGCTCGGTGTGGAGAATCTGCCGTTGCGACACGGTGGCTGGGAGCGCAAGGCCCCACGGGAAGCTTGTGGAATCTGCTGTGGGAAGAAGGAAGCCAGGTTTCTTGGGCAGCCACAGTCATGGCGGAGGCGCCCCATAGTGCTGGGGGCTCAGCGCCTGGGGCGGCGGCTTCCGCCGAAGCCCCGCTGCAGTACAGCCTTCTTCTGCAGTACCTGGTGGGTGACAAGCGTCAGCCCCGGCTCCTGGAGCCTGGGAGCCTGGGCGGGATCCCGAGTCCGGCCAAGAGTGAGGAGCAGAAGATGGTCGAGAGGGCGATGGAAAGCTGCGCCTTCAAGGCGGCGCTGGCCTGCTTGGGAGGTGAGGCGAGGAGGGGGACCTTTGGGAGGCTTAGGGCTTGGGCGGCATAGGGGTCCCCTGCCAAGAAGACCACGCGCCTGGGAGGCGAAGAGTCCATGGGCTTCGACCTTGACCCACTCCCGCCTGGTTCAGTGAGCTCGAGCAGCGCCTCCCTAGACCCCGAGGTTGGCTTTCGCCTCTGGAAATTGGATCAGAGAATCGATCCTGGGTCGGGACCTGGGGGTTCTAAGGTggttgatttcattcattcattcgcttttaaataatcatttttcaACAACTTGTTACTTTGCAACTATCACGTGTCAGGCGGTGGAAAGACAGGGTGAGAACAAGATCCTTGTTCTAATGAAGCtaacattttaatatacatagaaaatggtTGAGAAGGAGCCTGGAGGAGAGCTCTGCAGACGTAGGGCCCAGCACCTGCAAAGGTCTGGCCGGAAGTGGCTTGAggttagaaaaagagaaaggccAGTGAGGCCAGTGTGACTAGACAACAGGGAAAGGGGGAAGAAAGTCTGGACtggcgcctttttttttttttttttttttaacgttttgaGGATTTGAGAATGTAGGTGTCCATCCTGTATGCAGAGTAAAGAGGGTGGCCACATTTGCAAGTGATTTGAACTCTCATTGAGAATGAAAGGCAATTAAAGGAGTGTAGTGAGAGTGCACATGTGAAGTAgagcagagagaaaaatagaTCCTTTTTGGTTGGGGGAAGGCGACAGGAGGTGAGACTAGAGCGTGTCTTGGAGGATTGAGAGAATGGGGTTAGACAAAGAGGAGGAGAAACGGCATTtcaagttgggggtggggtgggggatttGGGCTTTTTGCCTGCAGGCATTAGGGCAGTCATTGAtggttttttaattatttttttaatgtttatgtatgtatgtatttattttggctgcgctgggtcttagttgcggcatgcgggatctttagttgcagcatgcatgtgggatctagttccccgaccagaaatcgaacccagccccctgcattgggagcgtggagtcttacccactggaccaccagggaagtccccactgatGGTTTTTTAGAGGGTAACAAGTGGTAATGAGCATGATGACTCAAGGTGGAGTGTGATGAAGGAAAGGAAAGTCTGTAGATAGGGAGACCATATAGGGAATTTGCTAGACTGAAGCTCCATGAGACATGGGCTGGGTCTTTGTTCACCATTGTGCCTGACCCTAATAAATACATATCTGTTGAAATGATGAATGAGTCTTTGTAGTGCTCCAGGGGCGAAGTGATAAAGGCCTTAGACCAGGATGATAATTGTGGACATAGGGTTACAGGGGGAAGCAAAGAAACAGTCAGAAATGCCCCTGAAGTTTGGAGCAGGAGTGACTGGAAAGAAGGAGCCATAAGCAGGGAAGTCTGGAGGGGAGGTGCCCATGGTTTCATTGAACGTATACCGACCTTGAGGTGGCAAGAGGACATCCATGTTGAAATGTCCAGCAGGCTCAGGAAGGTCAGCTGTGGACAGCAGTGTGGGGTTTGCCATTTGGTAGCTTCGTGACCTTAGGGAaattagttaacctctctgagcctcagttccttcagCTACAGAAAGGAGAGGATAATAAGATCTATCTCACAGGACtattgtgaagaataaatgaggcTCTGACTATAAAGCGTCAGAGTAATTGGCACATGGTATTTACCAAGTGACTATTATGGATGTCACCGTCGTCAAGGGAGTGACTTGCAAAGTTGATACCTGAACTTGAGGGTGACTGGCTTACATGTGAGAgtgtggagagagaaagggggttAAAGActgaattttgaaaatgttagaaaatgaaaggaagaaaggaagaaatcccAAGAAGAGTCAGAGAAGAAGCTGCCAACAAGATAGATCCTGGAGTTTGTAATGTGGAAACCAGACAAGTAGAGAGTTTTCCTGGCAAGAGGGGGCCTCCTCTTCGCTGGTGGCCATCCAAAAGGTGCTATTTGAGTATGACCCCATTACAGTAATCCAGAAAACATACCAAAGAAATCTTcatctctgtgtttgtttttaggaTTTGTCTTGGGAGGTGCATTTGGGGTGTTCACTGCCGGCATTGATACCAATGTGGGCTTTGACCCTAAGGATCCTTACCGCACACctacagcaaaagaagttcttaaAGACATGGGGCAGAGAGGAATGTCCTATGCCAAAAATTTTGCCATCGTGGGCGCCATGTTTTCTTGCACTGAGTGTTTGGTAGAATCTGTAAGTGTCCCTGCCTTCTGAGAAAGCCTTGCCTGTTTCCATCTTAGGACCTCTCAAGAGAAATACTCTTAATGCTACTAGAAAGCAGGTCAGAAATGTCCAATACTTGCTAGATTAAATTTCCATTAAATAGTCCCTAATGTAAACTTTTTGTGCATTTATGATTTGGGCTTGcattattttttacttgtttttgtaGGCTAGAAGTTGGTTAAtgagtttattttatgtatttattttttggctgcaccacgctacttgcaggatcttggttccccaaccagggattgaacctgggcaccctgcagtggaagcacggagtcctcaccactggactgccagggaattcccagttaaCGATTTTAAACAGAATACTTACTGGGGAACTGAGAAGAGATTTTGATTACTTCCCAAATGTTACACTTGGCTTCAGCGCTCTGGTACCACCTGCAGGAAGCATTTATGAACACATTCAAATTTTAGGAACTATACttttgaaagaggaaaagatAGGTTTCCTTTGGGGAGGGACTCAGTTAGCCAGCCAGAAACCCTGTCTTCTTTTTCCTCAGTCATCTTGTCTGGCTTGTTTCTTTGGCTCTGAACTGCTCTTCTCCCCCCACAGTACCGGGGAGACTCAGATTGGAAGAACAGTGTCATTAGTGGCTGCATCACTGGAGGAGCCATTGGCTTCAGAGGTTAGTAAACAGTTCTCAGATGGTTTTCTTTGTGGCCTTGGACGGCGTGCTGAAGTCGACATTTCTAAACATATGAGCATTGCAAGGACAGCCCAAGGTATATGTGGACACTTGATATTCTTCCCTTCTGACAAGTACCTCACGTGTGCTTTTGTGTTAACTCAGTTTTGGAAACTTCTAGTATCTAGATCAGGGTTTCCGATCTTTGGCATTGTTGACATTTTAGACCAGATAAATGTTTGCTAGGGGGAGGGGGGCGCTGTCCTGTGCATGGTAGGATGtatagcagcatccctggcctccaccccctAGATGCTAGTAGCATCCTCTAGTGGTGACAAGTAAAAGTgtgtccagacattgccaaatgtcccctggggaacAGAGTCACCCCCAGGTGAGAACCACAGAGAGATCTAGATCTATCTTAGAAAAAAGAACTGCCCCCATCTTGAACATACGGGAAGAACTTCCTTATAATCTGCAGGTGTGTGTCGCTATGCAGGAAAGTACAGAAGCATAGCTGGGCCCCATGTGTCCAAATAGCAGGTTCTGCTGAAATTTCAGTTCCATGCATTGCAAACAGTCAGACATCTTTCTTCATACTATACAactgtcattttaattttgtgaatAAGTTATCACGGTAATGTCTTTCTGCACCTTAGGGTTCTTAGATTTCTACCCCTTGAAAGCCAAATATAGGCATTCTAGAAATGTTGGGTTATCatctataaacaacaaagaaaaaaaccggTTCCCTGCCACTTCTCCCTGTTGGTGTGTCCGTCAAGAGGGTGGTGCAGGGTGTCGGTGACAGGGCGTTCTTAACAGTGTACATTGCTGGGCTGCTCTCCATCTGCTGTGCCCGGACTTATCCAAAGGAAAAagccttttttctcattttctgagaGGCAGGATGATTTGCTATCATTAAAACCTGATTTTCCTCCTCAAACAGCCATTTGTGATTTATGGAGTAACTTCCCCTTTGGTCTTCCCATGTCTCAGCTTTGTCAGGGCCTTTGAGAGGCTCAGCTCCCTCTAGGATTGCTTTGATCACCTTCCCAGGAATTTATTCCATAAACAAATCAGGGTAACAGGCCATATGCTTTCACTTGATTCCAAGGGCTGGTTCTCTTAACCAGTTTCCTGCCTGTGAGGGGCTATTTTCATGAGGCTGGAAATAGTAATTCTTTAGAACGAGAAAAGTTAAATGAACGTACAGTTAGATAAAAGCACACTGGATCAGATCGTGTGCACAGCTTCACTGACGTCTTCCAGCTCTCTGCTAGGTTGAATGATTTAGAACATGTACGCCGGTTTCTTTGTATCTGCGGGTACCCAGACTTCTCCTGAGTGCAGCCTGACCCAGCATCTGTCACCACAGGTAATGCCATTTGTGTTTGCTTTACAGCTGGCTTAAAGGCTGGGGTCATTGGTTGTGGAGGTTTTGCTGCTTTCTCTGCTGCGATCGATTATTACCTACGGTGAGAGCAGTTGCCTCCGGGGAAGGATGATGCCAGCCCAGGATCAGAGCTGTTCTGTGTAGGGCAGTTTCTGCACCATTCCGGGGCACTTGCTTCCGAGACTGAAGACATTTGTTTTCCCTCGCATAGTTGGTGTCGTGAGGGAGGCGCCTGGCTGCAATctgccacctctgagcagccacGCTCTCTGCTCCTGGACTCCAGCCAGGCTGTGGAGGGCTGTGCCACGCCAGCCTCTCTCTTTCGGGCAGATCAGGAGTCAGCGTGTTGACCTGTAGGAGCTGAGTTCCGCAGAGGTTCGGTCCTGATCACAGTTGGCCCTCTGGTTGCTTGGTGCCGTGGGAACGAAGGGGACTTTACATATACCCAGGAAGCTGTTCTACCTTGGACCTCCATGCCGTCATCCATCTCACGTTGGGGCAGGGCAAAGTGAATGTATGCCATCCGACCAATTATGTCATTTTGTTTAGTGTTCTGCTATCCttgttaaaaaacatatatatatatatatatgtatttatattacaGTTTAAAAGGttggcttatttttattttcaaattccacAATTCCCAAAAATGGTTCCAGGTGCCCAGAGATGGAACATGCATAGGGAGAGCGTGAGCGAACTCCTGAACGTTTGGGGATGTTAGGCTCCCAGGGTCCGCGGGGTAGTGTTATCCTCACTGAGAGTGTCACACTGGCCAGGGCCTTCCCCTACAGAAGCCCGGCCTAGCCATGTCCTAGGATGCGTTGCAATTCCACGCATAACCCCTGCTGGCCTCTTCTAAAAAACCCTCCCATGGGCTGGCCAGTGGGAACGCCTGCGGTCTAAACCGCACACTGGTGTTCTGCTCCGACCACCAGACCAGGCCCGGCTCAAGGACACAGTGTGTGAAGGGTCCTGCTCTGGTCATCCTGGTGACTAAGTCGCAGCAGCCACTGGTTATGATCGGACCGTGTTGAGGAGCTCTTCACCACCGTTTTTCTCTGgtgtcagtttctttttcttccttaaacatATTAGTGTTTTTGACTTGACCTGGTAGCCTTTTTTCTGACAGTAGCAGCTCAGCCTAATTCTGGGCCATATGCAAAGAAATAGCCTTTTACAACTGGGATCTGCCACAGATGCTGCTTTACTCGGGtgctttggtggtggtgggggagatGAACTCAGGACAGGCAGGTAGCTTGGTGGGGGCCATGTAATTCCAGCCACCTTAAGCCAGTGGTAACGTCTCCTTTATTCTACCTTTGCCTTTTTGACTTTTTTTGGCTTTCTGCCCCCTTGTCTGCTGTCTTCCAGCTCACCCACCCTTAACCAGAATTCAGACTCAGCTGAACCATCCAGACATcctgagtgagtgtgtgtgtgtgatgatgtCAAACCCAGCTGGTAACACCTTCCTCTGGCCATGTCTGCTGTTGCCTTTGGAATGAGTGAGCTAGTACCTAAGACTCATGTACTTCTATGGGGAATTCTATAGAATGCCTGTCCGTCTCAGTCACGAGGCTTCACTGCTGCTAGGCTGGCTGGAGTATCCTCACAGGTCAGAGAACAAATAAATGTAGGAGTGTTTCCTCTACCGTCCGTAAATAAGTCACCTATAAGCACTTAGAGCAAGAGTAGATACTCCTACCCTGGCACCTGTTACAGTGCTAGAAGCCCAGCATCTTCTACCATCCAGTCTAGTGCGTGGGGTCAAATACATTGACTGAGTACAGGAAACTGCCCTCACGACTGCCTTGAAAAAGATGAGCCCCGGGCTGTCAGTAGCCATCAGTTCAATAAGCCAAGCATTGTCCACGTTGACTATTCAATCAAGAGAGGAGATGAATAGTTTCCTGTTTTAGATGGCTAAGGAGGCAGTATGAGCTCATAAACCAAACACCAATTTTCAGAGACATCTGTTCCTGATCTCCAGAATAAACACAGTGTCCAATGGCTTAGGCTGGTGGGAGCCTACATTAACCCCACTAGCTCTCTTACAGAGAGGATGGGCCCTCTAGGGGATCCAGCCTCTCCAACAAGCAGATGAGGACAAAAGGCTGCCCCAAAGACCTGCTACTTCCAAGGAAAATGTAGAGAAAAGTTTACATAAAATAAGCCTCCACTTGAATGGACAACTTCCTGCCATCTCTCTGAGGCATACTGATGGCCACGTCCCTGGTGGGGCACTTGTATTTCATGAAAAGAACCGGCTGGTGACTGAGCTGGAGGCGTTGGTGAAAGAGCAAGGAGGGGCATGGGCTCACCGCCCCCCAAAACTGCCACAGTCCCCACAGGCCGAAGGGAAGCTCAAGGGGGAGTTCACTAGGTAAACAGATTCTTGGAAGCACATCTGGATGCAGCTGGAAGAGTTAAATATTTAGATTGGTGGTCTTCCCTGGACTCCTGAGAACACAAACGTCCACACCACAGGGCCGAGTTGTGTGCAAATGTTGGGgctttgcatttttttattaacattttcctCTCACGTGGTTTACATCAATTTATAATCTACGTAAGTTGAAACAGAACATAgaccaaagaaaaatatatccTTACCAACTTATTAAAGTCAAATATTAATGAAGTGTCCCATCCTACCTGTATCAGCAAACACTGGCAGCCCACAGCCGTTGCCAGCAAGGACAGGCATGCAGGATTCCTGTAGCCTGTCTGATGGGCCTCTGTTGGCACAGCCTGCCCTGCTGGGCACAGTAGCTGGGGCTTCTGGGCTGCACAGTCCCTGTCTCGTAGGAGAACCCATGGGCTGTTTCCTTGGTGCAGCTCAGTCCAGGTCTGGTACCCGCCCCTCCCCACTCTTGGGGGTGGAATTTATAAATATTCTGAGCCTTTTGCATTTCTCAGCCCTTCCGGCCTTCCTCCCATTCTCATTGCCTAAGTAAGGCTGGGGGGCTGCAGTAGCTACCTGATGCTGAGAAGCAAACCTCCCTTGTTTTGGGGAGGTGGGAGGCACCCATTTGGGGCCGTAAATAGCTCTAGCTGGGCCTCCAGTTCATTCCAGTCAATGGCTGTGGAAGCAAGAGCCTTCCATGCCACATACCAGCTCCTGAGTGCCGAGCAGACTCCAGGGACGATCAGACACTGGGGATCTTTAGACCCAAGCGGCCTTCTTTCTCTATGCCGTCTCAGGGAGCGGGGCTCCTTGCTAAGCTGCTAGCAGGCAGCTAGGGGGTCAGTATTTCCCTCCTCTTAGGC
Above is a genomic segment from Mesoplodon densirostris isolate mMesDen1 chromosome 18, mMesDen1 primary haplotype, whole genome shotgun sequence containing:
- the TIMM22 gene encoding mitochondrial import inner membrane translocase subunit Tim22; this translates as MAEAPHSAGGSAPGAAASAEAPLQYSLLLQYLVGDKRQPRLLEPGSLGGIPSPAKSEEQKMVERAMESCAFKAALACLGGFVLGGAFGVFTAGIDTNVGFDPKDPYRTPTAKEVLKDMGQRGMSYAKNFAIVGAMFSCTECLVESYRGDSDWKNSVISGCITGGAIGFRAGLKAGVIGCGGFAAFSAAIDYYLR